One Thalassotalea hakodatensis DNA segment encodes these proteins:
- a CDS encoding bifunctional diguanylate cyclase/phosphodiesterase, translating into MSNKSSSDANSLPNNDHALAKEALSLLEKYRTLEGRYTALFTLNQLSHECADLRTFYPQVHKAIASIMNAPNFYIVMYDQTFNTLNFVYDIDEKDSFPSGPVDYNDWLGSMTSYVIETGKPLLVTPEKMDEMQNQGLLTAVGTIGTDWLGVPLICDDLVIGVMAVQSYNEETRYQEHDLEMLTFTAQHIVTAMTRLQDRERLQKAVDARTHELMEQIREREKSELLQESLYRISELTNDASIDIEKFYAMVHNIVGQLLNAENFYIANFNRIKNMITFVYYSEQDSEDLAEKFSPRKFSNGLTELVIKQKDTILLNKQQIFDLYEKGETAKPQAKTKSWLGVPLMQSKEAIGAMVIQSYQAGIIFNENDAELLNFVSQHVSTAIKRRELALFERQTQELLEQQVKLRTVELEEEIKQRRAIEEKLKHAATHDGLTGLANRAVFLDLLNHAIACWVRKPELQFAILFLDLDRFKVVNDSLGHHAGDVLLKKVAEGLKDIVRTKDTVARLGGDEFVILIEDLVEQQEAYDVAERITVFLSTPFLIENQPVFIGTSMGVLFNDERYQDAETMLRDADIAMYHAKDMGKGRYEVFDSSMHKKVQNAMTLEADAREGIDKKEFFPYFQPIVRLSDKKIVGFEALARWQSEKRGFVMPNEFISLAEETNLILALDLQIMEKACFQLKQWQLKFKRDDLYVSCNLYGNHFFDPNLPTDIAAILIKVGIKAKHLRVELTERALLENSDMVLKNMRALKEMGVKILLDDFGTGYSSLSYLHRFPIDVLKIDRSFINNIHKQGNHQAIIKTIIDLATNLQMGTVGEGIEYLADANLLLQMECMYGQGYYFHKPMPAAAIEECLG; encoded by the coding sequence ATGAGTAATAAATCATCAAGTGACGCTAATTCACTACCAAATAATGATCATGCATTAGCAAAAGAGGCATTGTCATTACTGGAAAAGTACCGAACGCTGGAAGGGCGATATACTGCATTATTTACCCTTAATCAGCTTTCGCATGAATGTGCTGATCTTCGTACCTTTTACCCACAAGTACATAAAGCAATCGCGTCAATTATGAACGCGCCAAATTTTTACATTGTGATGTATGACCAAACATTTAATACCTTAAACTTTGTTTATGATATTGATGAAAAAGACAGTTTTCCTTCTGGTCCTGTTGATTATAACGACTGGTTAGGCTCAATGACTAGCTATGTGATTGAAACAGGTAAGCCTTTATTGGTGACGCCAGAAAAAATGGATGAAATGCAAAATCAAGGTTTGCTGACAGCGGTGGGCACTATCGGAACTGATTGGCTAGGAGTGCCTTTAATTTGTGATGATTTGGTGATTGGCGTCATGGCGGTACAAAGCTATAACGAAGAAACACGTTATCAAGAACATGATCTTGAAATGCTAACTTTTACTGCACAACATATCGTGACTGCCATGACACGACTTCAAGATCGAGAGCGTCTACAAAAAGCCGTAGATGCGCGCACTCATGAGTTGATGGAGCAAATACGTGAGCGAGAAAAGTCTGAGTTATTACAAGAATCTCTCTATCGAATTTCTGAATTAACTAATGATGCTTCAATTGATATCGAAAAATTCTATGCAATGGTGCATAACATTGTCGGTCAACTGCTAAACGCAGAAAATTTTTATATTGCTAATTTTAATCGTATTAAAAATATGATTACATTTGTTTATTACTCAGAGCAGGATTCTGAAGATCTGGCTGAAAAGTTTTCACCACGCAAATTTTCAAATGGTTTAACCGAGTTAGTCATTAAACAAAAAGACACCATCCTTTTGAATAAGCAGCAAATATTTGATTTGTATGAAAAGGGCGAAACAGCAAAGCCACAGGCGAAAACGAAATCTTGGCTTGGCGTGCCTTTGATGCAATCGAAAGAAGCAATAGGGGCAATGGTTATTCAGAGTTACCAAGCGGGCATTATTTTTAATGAGAATGATGCCGAGCTGCTTAACTTTGTTTCACAGCACGTTTCCACTGCCATAAAACGACGCGAATTGGCACTGTTTGAGCGGCAAACACAAGAGTTGCTTGAGCAACAAGTGAAGTTGCGTACCGTTGAACTTGAAGAAGAAATTAAACAGCGTCGTGCCATTGAAGAAAAGCTTAAGCATGCTGCAACCCATGATGGATTAACAGGGCTGGCCAATAGAGCTGTATTTTTAGATTTGTTAAATCATGCCATTGCATGTTGGGTAAGAAAACCAGAGCTGCAATTTGCTATCTTATTTTTAGATTTAGATCGCTTTAAAGTGGTCAATGATAGTTTAGGGCATCATGCGGGAGATGTGTTATTAAAGAAAGTTGCTGAAGGCTTAAAAGATATCGTACGAACCAAAGATACCGTAGCACGACTTGGTGGCGATGAATTTGTCATATTAATTGAAGATTTAGTTGAACAACAAGAAGCTTATGATGTTGCTGAACGCATTACCGTGTTTCTTTCTACGCCTTTTTTGATCGAAAACCAGCCAGTTTTCATTGGCACTAGTATGGGAGTACTTTTTAATGATGAAAGGTACCAAGATGCTGAAACCATGCTGCGTGATGCTGATATAGCTATGTATCACGCAAAAGATATGGGAAAAGGGCGTTATGAAGTGTTTGACTCTAGCATGCATAAGAAAGTGCAAAATGCGATGACATTAGAGGCAGATGCTCGTGAAGGAATTGATAAAAAAGAATTTTTTCCTTACTTTCAACCGATTGTACGCTTATCCGATAAAAAAATTGTTGGTTTTGAAGCCTTAGCAAGGTGGCAAAGTGAGAAAAGAGGTTTTGTCATGCCGAACGAATTTATTTCGCTCGCAGAAGAAACGAACCTTATTTTGGCATTAGATTTACAAATCATGGAGAAAGCGTGTTTTCAATTAAAACAATGGCAACTAAAATTTAAACGTGATGATCTATACGTGAGTTGCAATTTATATGGCAACCACTTCTTCGATCCTAATTTACCAACTGACATTGCCGCTATTTTGATAAAAGTTGGTATTAAAGCTAAACATTTACGGGTGGAGTTAACTGAAAGAGCGCTGCTTGAAAATAGCGACATGGTCTTAAAAAACATGAGAGCGCTAAAAGAAATGGGTGTGAAAATACTACTAGATGATTTTGGCACTGGGTATTCTAGCCTAAGTTATTTACATCGTTTTCCTATTGATGTGCTAAAAATTGATCGCTCATTTATTAATAATATTCATAAACAAGGCAACCACCAAGCGATCATCAAAACCATTATTGATTTAGCAACAAATTTACAAATGGGAACCGTTGGTGAAGGCATTGAATACCTCGCTGATGCAAACCTACTTTTGCAAATGGAGTGCATGTATGGCCAAGGTTATTATTTTCATAAGCCTATGCCTGCTGCGGCTATCGAAGAATGTTTAGGTTAG
- a CDS encoding FAD-dependent oxidoreductase: MSKNVYQFIDVNRIEPPKKPIDERKIDFVEIYNPLSSEQSSGQADRCLDCGNPYCEWKCPVHNYIPQWLELVTEGKIFEAADLCHQTNSLPEMCGRVCPQDRLCESACTLNDEFGAVTIGNIEKYITDTAFEQGWKPDLSDVEPTGKKVAIVGAGPAGLSCADVLTRNGVDCVVFDKHQEIGGLLTFGIPSFKLEKDVVKRRRGILEGMGIEFKLNVNVGVDIPFSELTDNYDAVFLGMGTYTDMTGGFEHESAPGVYNALDFLIANTQHIMGITENIKPYVSFTDKKVVVLGGGDTAMDCVRTSIRQGAKEVTCAYRRDEANMPGSPREVQNAKEEGVDFQFNIQPLDVAVDENGQACGVKFVKTQLGAPDEAGRRRPEPIEGSEFIMEADAVVIAFGFLPSPPKWMQDAGVSLDERGRVVANAESEFALQTSAQNIFAGGDMVLGSDLVVTAVDQGRKAALGILDFVLTE, from the coding sequence ATGAGTAAAAATGTATACCAGTTTATCGACGTAAATCGCATCGAACCGCCGAAAAAGCCAATAGATGAACGAAAAATCGATTTTGTTGAAATATACAATCCACTGAGTAGCGAACAAAGCTCAGGGCAAGCAGACCGTTGTTTAGATTGTGGCAATCCTTATTGTGAATGGAAATGTCCAGTACATAACTACATTCCACAATGGTTAGAACTGGTCACCGAAGGCAAAATTTTTGAAGCCGCAGATCTATGTCATCAAACGAATAGCTTACCTGAAATGTGTGGTCGTGTTTGTCCACAAGATAGATTATGTGAGTCAGCATGTACGTTAAACGATGAATTCGGCGCAGTTACCATCGGTAATATTGAAAAATATATTACTGATACCGCATTTGAGCAAGGTTGGAAACCAGATCTTTCTGATGTTGAACCCACAGGAAAAAAGGTTGCTATTGTTGGCGCCGGCCCAGCTGGTTTGTCATGTGCCGATGTATTAACACGTAATGGCGTTGACTGTGTCGTGTTTGATAAACACCAAGAAATTGGTGGATTATTAACCTTCGGTATACCCTCTTTCAAATTAGAAAAAGATGTCGTCAAACGTCGTCGCGGTATTCTAGAAGGGATGGGAATTGAATTTAAGCTCAATGTAAATGTGGGTGTTGATATTCCTTTCAGTGAACTGACTGATAATTACGATGCTGTTTTTCTTGGTATGGGTACCTATACCGATATGACAGGGGGGTTTGAACACGAAAGTGCTCCAGGTGTGTATAACGCACTTGATTTCCTTATTGCTAATACGCAACACATTATGGGTATCACTGAAAACATAAAACCGTATGTCAGTTTTACTGATAAAAAAGTTGTTGTGCTTGGTGGTGGTGATACTGCTATGGATTGTGTACGCACTTCTATTCGTCAAGGTGCAAAAGAAGTTACTTGTGCCTATCGACGTGATGAAGCCAACATGCCTGGTAGCCCTCGTGAAGTGCAAAATGCCAAAGAAGAAGGTGTCGACTTTCAATTTAATATTCAACCATTAGATGTTGCAGTTGATGAAAACGGCCAGGCCTGTGGTGTTAAATTTGTGAAAACTCAACTAGGCGCACCAGATGAAGCAGGTCGCCGCCGACCAGAGCCAATTGAAGGAAGTGAGTTTATTATGGAGGCTGATGCTGTAGTGATCGCATTCGGCTTTTTACCAAGCCCACCTAAATGGATGCAAGATGCAGGCGTTTCGCTTGATGAAAGAGGCCGCGTGGTCGCCAATGCAGAGAGTGAATTTGCGTTACAAACTTCCGCGCAAAATATTTTTGCCGGTGGCGATATGGTATTAGGCTCAGACTTAGTTGTTACGGCTGTGGATCAAGGTAGAAAAGCAGCATTAGGTATTTTAGATTTTGTGCTAACTGAATAG
- the gltB gene encoding glutamate synthase large subunit, giving the protein MQLYDPNFQKDNCGFGLIAHQHGENSHKLVKTAISALDRMQHRGGINADGKTGDGCGLLMKKPDSFFRAVAEENDWKLGRKYAVGMIFLNPDPIIAAQTKEILEQELAQEMLTLVGWRVVPTDNSILGDIAVGNVPTIEQIFVNAPPGWRNRDLERRLYMARRRAEKRIEDERFYVASLSCLVTIYKGLMMPVDLPNFYLDLADIRMQTAICVFHQRFSTNTSPQWHLAQPFRYLAHNGEINTIKGNRQWARARTYRFQSPLLPDLQNAAPFVNAAGSDSSSLDNMLELFLAGGMDLFRAMRLLVPPAWQNSPLMDDDLKAFYEFNSMHMEPWDGPAGIVMTNGRHVACNLDRNGLRPARYVITRDGFITLASEVGIWDYGEDEVVEKGRVGPGEMLAVDTYTGKIFNSNDIDNDLKVRHPYREWLDKNISRLVPFEKLDAELIGKRAFNDKSIAQYHKLFNYSYEEIQQVVKTLAENGQEATGSMGDDTPMAVLSSQPRTLYDYFRQQFAQVTNPPIDPLRERYVMSLGTCIGREHNVFNETTGHADRILFDTPVLMYTGLKQLRELDPEHYRSDTLSLNYHASEGLETAILRVCDEAVELVRNKNTVILILSDRQIDKGSLPIPAAMAVGAVQKRLVDEQLRCDSNIIVETASVRDSHQFAVLLGLGATAIYPYLAFETVEQLVDQGQINLSAREAVENYRNGINKGLLKILSKMGISTIASYRCAGLFEVIGLNQNIMQLCFPDLPSRIQGADFTDIEQDNINLARKAFLAHQKISHGGLLKYVHGGEYHAYNPDVVKNLQDAVQSGEYSDYRKFAETVNNRPAAALRDLLALKSDTKPISIDSVEADTEMFKRFDSAAMSIGALSPEAHEALAIAMNRLGGFSNSGEGGEDERRFGTVKNSRIKQIASGRFGVTPHYLVNADVLQIKVAQGAKPGEGGQLPGDKVTPLIAKLRFSVPGVTLISPPPHHDIYSIEDLAQLIFDLKQVNPKAVISVKLVSGPGVGTIASGVAKAYADFITISGYDGGTGASPLTSVKYAGCPWELGLAEAHQSLVSNGLRHKVRLQVDGGLKTGLDIVKAAILGAESFGFGTAPMVTLGCKFLRICHLNNCATGVATQDEVLREQFFKGLPDQVMNYFKFVAQDVREILAQLGVESLTAIIGRTDLLEPLAGISAKQQKLDLSPIIAPVVPKENTAVHQTEQNKPFDEGKLNQEILAAARDAVAHSTGGNFRFSIKNVDRSVGAVLSGEIARQHGDQGMAAQPIKIQLTGTAGQSFGVWNAGGLELTLTGDANDYVGKGMAGGKLTIKPPKGVAYKSHETMIMGNTCLYGATGGNLYACGRAGERFAVRNSGCQAVVEGTGDHTCEYMTGGIVTVLGQVGVNFGAGMTGGFAYVLDEADDLAIRMNNESIEMLAVSDFNIHMEHLRGIINEHFEETGSLRAQEILADFDKFSPMFKLIKPTATDVKTLLGHRSRSSAELRVQAQ; this is encoded by the coding sequence ATGCAGCTTTATGATCCCAACTTTCAAAAAGACAATTGCGGGTTCGGCTTAATTGCACATCAACATGGTGAAAACAGCCACAAGCTTGTAAAAACCGCAATTTCAGCACTTGATCGTATGCAACATCGTGGTGGTATAAATGCTGACGGTAAAACAGGCGACGGTTGTGGATTATTAATGAAAAAGCCTGACAGCTTTTTCCGTGCAGTTGCTGAAGAGAATGATTGGAAGCTCGGAAGAAAATATGCCGTTGGTATGATTTTCTTAAACCCTGATCCTATCATTGCAGCACAAACTAAAGAAATACTTGAGCAAGAACTTGCACAAGAAATGCTAACCTTAGTTGGCTGGCGTGTCGTGCCAACTGACAATTCCATATTAGGTGACATTGCAGTCGGTAATGTACCTACTATTGAACAAATCTTTGTCAATGCGCCTCCGGGTTGGCGTAATCGCGATCTAGAGCGCCGTTTATATATGGCTCGCCGCCGCGCAGAAAAGCGTATTGAAGACGAACGCTTTTATGTGGCTAGCTTGTCATGCTTGGTTACCATCTACAAAGGCTTAATGATGCCTGTAGATTTACCTAACTTTTATTTAGATCTTGCTGACATACGCATGCAAACAGCAATCTGTGTATTTCATCAACGCTTTTCAACCAACACATCGCCACAATGGCACTTAGCACAACCTTTCCGTTATTTAGCCCACAATGGTGAAATCAATACCATTAAAGGTAACAGACAATGGGCAAGAGCACGTACTTATCGTTTTCAATCTCCGCTCTTACCTGACTTACAAAATGCGGCGCCATTTGTTAATGCAGCAGGGTCTGATTCATCATCATTAGATAACATGCTTGAGCTATTTTTAGCCGGTGGTATGGATTTATTCCGTGCTATGCGCTTATTAGTACCACCTGCATGGCAAAACAGTCCATTAATGGATGATGATTTAAAAGCATTTTATGAGTTTAACTCAATGCACATGGAACCATGGGATGGCCCAGCAGGTATCGTGATGACTAACGGTCGCCATGTTGCTTGTAACCTTGATAGAAACGGTTTACGCCCTGCACGTTATGTTATTACACGTGATGGTTTTATCACCCTTGCCTCTGAAGTGGGTATTTGGGATTACGGCGAAGATGAAGTAGTAGAAAAAGGCCGTGTAGGGCCAGGTGAAATGCTTGCCGTAGATACCTATACAGGTAAAATTTTCAACTCAAATGATATCGACAACGATTTGAAAGTACGTCATCCGTACCGTGAATGGTTAGATAAAAATATTAGCCGTTTAGTGCCATTCGAAAAACTCGATGCAGAGCTTATTGGTAAGCGAGCATTTAACGATAAAAGCATTGCCCAATATCATAAATTGTTTAATTACAGTTATGAAGAAATTCAACAAGTGGTTAAAACTCTGGCAGAAAACGGTCAAGAAGCAACAGGTTCAATGGGCGATGATACGCCAATGGCGGTGTTATCAAGTCAGCCAAGAACCTTATACGATTATTTCCGTCAACAATTTGCGCAAGTGACTAACCCGCCTATAGATCCATTACGTGAACGTTATGTGATGTCATTAGGTACGTGTATTGGCCGTGAACATAACGTATTCAATGAAACTACTGGTCATGCAGACAGAATCCTTTTTGATACTCCTGTATTAATGTATACCGGCTTAAAGCAATTGCGAGAGCTTGATCCTGAACATTACCGAAGTGATACGTTAAGCTTAAATTACCATGCTTCTGAAGGGTTAGAAACCGCAATTCTTCGTGTATGTGATGAAGCTGTTGAGCTTGTTCGTAATAAAAACACGGTAATTTTAATTCTTTCTGATCGCCAAATTGATAAAGGCTCCTTGCCTATACCTGCAGCTATGGCTGTTGGTGCGGTACAAAAACGCTTAGTGGATGAACAATTACGTTGCGATTCGAATATTATTGTTGAAACAGCATCAGTCAGAGATTCACACCAATTTGCCGTTTTACTCGGTTTAGGTGCAACAGCTATCTATCCATATCTTGCTTTTGAAACGGTAGAACAACTTGTCGATCAAGGTCAAATCAACTTATCGGCACGTGAAGCCGTTGAAAACTACCGTAACGGTATTAATAAAGGCTTACTGAAAATACTCTCTAAAATGGGTATTTCTACCATCGCAAGTTATCGCTGTGCTGGTCTTTTCGAAGTGATCGGTTTGAATCAAAATATCATGCAACTTTGCTTCCCTGACTTACCAAGCCGTATTCAAGGTGCTGACTTTACTGATATAGAGCAAGATAATATTAATTTAGCCCGCAAAGCTTTCTTAGCCCATCAAAAAATAAGTCACGGAGGCTTATTAAAATATGTTCACGGTGGTGAGTACCATGCGTACAACCCTGATGTGGTGAAAAATTTACAAGATGCCGTGCAAAGTGGTGAATACAGCGACTATCGTAAATTTGCTGAGACCGTCAATAATCGTCCGGCTGCCGCTTTACGTGATTTACTTGCGCTTAAATCGGACACTAAACCAATCAGTATTGATTCGGTAGAAGCAGACACTGAAATGTTTAAACGCTTTGACAGTGCCGCGATGTCTATCGGCGCTTTGAGCCCTGAAGCGCATGAAGCTTTAGCTATTGCTATGAACCGCTTAGGTGGATTCTCAAACTCTGGTGAAGGCGGCGAAGATGAGCGTCGTTTTGGTACCGTGAAAAATTCACGTATAAAGCAAATTGCATCGGGTCGATTTGGCGTAACACCACACTACCTAGTCAATGCAGATGTATTGCAAATAAAAGTAGCGCAAGGTGCAAAACCAGGTGAAGGTGGCCAATTACCAGGAGATAAAGTAACGCCGCTTATTGCAAAATTACGTTTCTCAGTACCAGGCGTAACACTTATTTCACCACCTCCGCATCATGATATTTACTCTATAGAAGATTTAGCTCAGCTTATCTTTGACTTAAAACAAGTAAATCCTAAGGCTGTTATTTCTGTCAAGCTCGTTTCTGGCCCAGGCGTTGGTACAATCGCTTCAGGTGTTGCCAAAGCTTATGCCGACTTTATTACTATCTCTGGTTATGATGGAGGTACAGGGGCTAGCCCATTAACATCAGTTAAATACGCGGGTTGTCCTTGGGAACTTGGTTTAGCAGAAGCACATCAGTCACTTGTTTCTAATGGTCTACGCCACAAAGTACGATTACAAGTAGATGGTGGTTTAAAAACAGGTTTAGACATCGTTAAAGCCGCTATTTTAGGTGCTGAAAGCTTCGGCTTTGGTACAGCTCCTATGGTAACGCTAGGCTGTAAATTCTTACGGATTTGTCACTTAAACAACTGTGCGACAGGTGTTGCTACTCAAGATGAAGTGTTGCGCGAGCAGTTTTTTAAAGGCTTGCCTGATCAAGTAATGAATTATTTCAAATTTGTTGCTCAAGACGTGCGTGAGATTTTAGCTCAATTAGGTGTGGAAAGTTTGACCGCAATTATTGGTCGAACAGATTTACTTGAACCACTTGCAGGTATTAGTGCTAAGCAACAGAAACTTGATTTATCACCTATCATTGCGCCCGTTGTCCCTAAAGAAAATACTGCTGTTCATCAAACAGAGCAAAACAAGCCATTTGATGAAGGTAAGTTAAATCAAGAAATTTTAGCTGCTGCACGTGATGCAGTAGCACACAGTACAGGTGGAAACTTCCGATTTAGCATCAAAAACGTTGATCGTTCTGTAGGTGCGGTATTATCAGGTGAAATTGCAAGGCAGCATGGTGACCAAGGCATGGCTGCGCAGCCAATCAAAATTCAATTAACCGGTACCGCTGGTCAAAGTTTTGGTGTATGGAATGCTGGTGGTCTTGAATTAACCTTAACTGGTGATGCAAACGACTACGTGGGCAAAGGAATGGCTGGAGGTAAACTGACTATCAAACCACCGAAAGGTGTTGCCTATAAGAGTCATGAAACGATGATCATGGGTAATACCTGTTTATATGGTGCCACAGGTGGCAATCTATATGCATGCGGCCGTGCAGGTGAACGTTTCGCTGTGCGTAACTCTGGTTGCCAAGCAGTGGTTGAAGGTACAGGTGATCATACCTGTGAATACATGACCGGCGGTATAGTCACCGTATTAGGTCAAGTTGGCGTAAATTTTGGCGCAGGTATGACAGGCGGTTTTGCTTACGTACTTGACGAAGCCGATGATCTCGCCATCCGAATGAATAATGAATCAATAGAAATGTTAGCCGTTTCTGATTTCAATATTCATATGGAACATTTACGCGGCATTATCAATGAACATTTCGAAGAAACAGGCAGCTTACGTGCCCAAGAAATTCTTGCAGACTTTGATAAATTTTCACCAATGTTTAAATTAATTAAACCAACAGCTACTGACGTAAAAACACTTTTAGGTCATCGTAGTCGTTCTTCTGCTGAACTTCGCGTTCAAGCACAGTAA
- the folE2 gene encoding GTP cyclohydrolase FolE2, producing MSTLMPDIANHTTAQTEGTLDWVGMSNIEMPIMLSSKDESPRMVSAFVDAFVNLKEPQAKGIHMSRLYLLLDELSTSNELNYQSLVTLLDGFISSHQELSDNAKVVFRFDYHLRRKSLISGKQGWKAYPVTITGRLNQGKLSIELHVDVRYSSTCPCSAALARQLIQRAFKESFNEESVNLDDVHQWLGTTEGIVATPHSQRSVAEIKVSLSENLTEFPIKDIVDLTEGALKTPVQAAVKREDEQEFARLNGQNLMFCEDAARKLQFAMNQVPAFEDFWLKINHLESLHAHDAVSITTKGIAGGYQP from the coding sequence ATGTCTACCTTAATGCCTGATATTGCAAATCATACTACTGCCCAAACCGAAGGAACACTAGATTGGGTGGGAATGAGCAATATTGAAATGCCTATTATGTTATCTTCAAAAGATGAGTCTCCTAGAATGGTTTCTGCGTTTGTTGATGCGTTTGTTAACTTAAAAGAACCACAAGCTAAAGGCATTCATATGTCTCGCTTATATTTGTTGCTTGATGAGCTCTCCACAAGTAATGAATTAAACTATCAAAGCTTAGTTACCCTGCTTGATGGTTTTATCAGTAGTCATCAAGAGCTTAGCGATAATGCTAAAGTGGTTTTTCGCTTCGATTACCATTTAAGAAGAAAGTCGCTCATTAGCGGTAAACAAGGCTGGAAAGCCTATCCTGTTACAATTACCGGTAGATTAAACCAAGGTAAGCTAAGCATAGAGCTTCATGTTGATGTGCGTTATTCATCAACTTGCCCTTGTTCAGCAGCATTAGCTCGCCAACTGATCCAACGTGCATTTAAAGAATCATTTAACGAAGAAAGCGTAAACCTCGATGATGTTCATCAATGGCTAGGTACAACAGAAGGTATTGTTGCAACACCTCATAGCCAACGCTCAGTAGCAGAGATTAAAGTAAGCCTTAGTGAAAACTTAACTGAATTTCCAATTAAAGACATTGTAGATTTAACAGAAGGTGCGTTAAAAACCCCAGTTCAAGCTGCAGTGAAACGTGAAGATGAACAAGAATTTGCTAGATTAAACGGTCAAAATTTAATGTTCTGCGAAGATGCTGCACGTAAATTGCAATTTGCAATGAATCAAGTACCTGCGTTTGAAGACTTTTGGTTAAAGATAAACCACCTTGAATCATTACATGCCCATGATGCAGTAAGTATTACGACGAAAGGTATAGCAGGCGGCTACCAACCTTAA
- a CDS encoding Hpt domain-containing protein, producing MFNNMKQLDTELLVGYIDNLGVDVVRQMLALYIEQSQIYLDDIAETVENENQSGWQEACHKMKGAAGSVGLSVVHQQLVQVEKSTDEWPRKREYLALLKHENQLSIITFETWLDSQ from the coding sequence ATGTTTAATAATATGAAACAGTTAGATACTGAGCTGCTTGTTGGTTATATTGATAACCTTGGCGTAGATGTTGTGAGGCAGATGTTAGCGTTATACATTGAACAATCTCAAATCTATTTAGATGATATAGCAGAAACAGTTGAGAATGAAAACCAGTCAGGTTGGCAAGAAGCATGTCATAAAATGAAAGGTGCTGCAGGTAGTGTTGGTTTATCTGTTGTACACCAGCAATTAGTACAGGTAGAAAAATCGACGGATGAGTGGCCACGCAAACGTGAGTATTTGGCCTTATTGAAACATGAGAATCAGTTATCAATTATAACATTTGAAACGTGGCTAGATTCTCAGTAA
- the arcA gene encoding two-component system response regulator ArcA, producing the protein MQKPHILIVEDEEVTRFNLRNLFEAEGYIVSEAINGEAMEQQLKNNTINLVIMDINLPGKNGLLLARELTTNSDLGLIFLTGRDSDIDKILGLEIGADDYLTKPFNPRELTIRARNILNRITQGKNDTDNAIVKFNQWTLDGNSRQMTAPNGDIISIPRGEYRALRLLIANAGQIVTRQQLIKEMTGRDLRSNDRTVDVTIRRLRKHFESVDKQVELINTIHGEGYRFVGKVE; encoded by the coding sequence ATGCAAAAACCTCATATACTTATTGTAGAAGACGAAGAAGTTACTCGATTTAATTTACGCAACTTATTCGAAGCAGAAGGTTACATTGTTTCAGAAGCAATAAACGGCGAAGCGATGGAGCAGCAATTAAAAAATAATACCATTAACCTGGTAATTATGGATATAAATTTACCAGGAAAAAACGGGCTACTTTTGGCAAGAGAATTAACCACCAATAGCGACCTAGGACTTATTTTTCTTACCGGCCGCGATAGTGATATCGATAAAATTTTAGGGTTAGAAATTGGCGCAGACGACTACCTGACTAAACCATTTAACCCTAGAGAGTTAACCATTCGAGCGCGCAATATATTAAATCGTATCACGCAAGGAAAAAATGATACTGATAATGCCATTGTTAAATTCAATCAGTGGACACTTGATGGTAATTCTCGACAAATGACCGCACCTAATGGTGATATTATTTCAATTCCGCGCGGTGAATATAGAGCATTACGGTTATTGATTGCCAATGCTGGCCAAATCGTTACCCGCCAACAATTAATTAAAGAAATGACCGGACGAGACTTACGCTCAAACGATAGAACAGTTGATGTAACCATCCGTCGATTAAGAAAGCACTTTGAGTCAGTAGATAAACAAGTTGAGTTAATTAATACCATTCATGGCGAAGGCTATCGATTCGTCGGTAAAGTAGAATAA